GAGATTAAGCAAAATGAAGGCTGAAAATCATCTATTCAGCCATTGTGAGACTGTAGTGGCTTCTTAAGAGTCCAGTGTAGCATGAAAAGCTGACCACGAGTGAAGGAGTAAGGAATGGGGAAGAAATCTAAGCAGCAAGGACTGCTCGACAGTCCTTGCTTAGGGGGTGCTCAGTTGGGAGCATCCAGGCTGGGGGAGTCTTTCTTTTCAGTCCAAGGAAGACTGGGGCATTGCTAAAGAGGAAGACtctgaagaaagggagggaatgaGACAGAGGAAAAGAGGTAACGTTGTGGAGGAAGGGCCCAGGAAAGGTGGAAGAGGAATGGATGAAAACATGAGAGGAGGAGGTGGCCTCAGATGGGAGGGTGCCTTCCCCTTGGCCCAGGAGTGAGGACTGTGGAGATGCGGGGGCAGAAGTTCCCTTCCTAATAACAAGGAGGGGGTGGGGTCATGTCTTGCTAGTAAGGCGGCAGGTGTGAGGCAGTTAAGTGGGGAAACAGCCCAGCTGCCACTGGCTCTGaaacaggggaaaaaagaggGCGGAGGTAAGATAGGGTGCTTGGTACTGCCGGGCAAGCTGGGGAGGGGAGCAAAAAGAGGGCTTCTCCAGGACTGCCTACCTAAGACACTAGAAATGACAGGGCAATAAGCAGTCTTGGAAACTCTCCCGTTCAGAAATTGGTGCTGGGCAAAGACTACTCATCAAAGATTTACTCATTAGGAAATGAGGAAAACTTTTTTGGGTAAAAATGCTTTATCATTTCCATGCACCCTCTCCCCTGGGTTGCCCTGGCTGGTGTACAGGCACCTGGTGTGATAGTCTTTGGTGTGTAAGGAAGCTCCTGTCCTTTCAAAGTCACCAGGCACAAGATGGTCATGGCTCCAGGTGATCTAGGTTCACAGGGCTGTTGGAGCTCTCATTCCGAAGGCAGTCAGAGGAAAACCACCCCCTGCACGGATGCCACTAAACGCCACCAGCATTGGAGGCCGCTGGGGCTTGCGCTCCCAGGCACCCCGGAGGACCACGGAGTGATTTTTGGTTCTGCCTGGCCTTCGAAGTGCTTCTCAAGACCCCACATTTGGCGATTTCGATTAGGCAGAGCGGCAACGGGCCTGAGATCTCGCTCCCAGGCGAGGCTGAAGACGCCGGTCCGCGGGCCACACTTTTTGAGTAGCGCtggcccggggtgggggtggggggtgggagcggCTAAAACCTACAGGAAGACCTTCGTGATGACGTAGCCGTCCCTGGGGTCCCCCTCGGGCTCCTCTTTGAGCGGAGCGTGCAGCAGGGCCGAGCCCAAAGCCAAGGCGCCCTCCCGGCGGCTCACTTCCCGCAGCCGCGCCTGCAGCGCCTCCCTCTCGGCCTGCAGCTCCCGGCGCTCCTGGGCCGCCGCGCGCTCCTCCTCCTGTAGCGCCCGCCGCCTGCGCTCCAGGGCGCGCTCGCCCTGCTCCACGGCCGCCTCGCGTCGCGCCAGCTCGCGCTCCCGCAGGCTGCAGCGCACGGCCAGCGCGCCCATCTGCTCCAGCAGGCGCGCCCAGTCGCCCTCGGCGGCCGCGGCAGGGCCGGGGGCGACGGGCGGCGAGCGGCGGGAGGTGCTCTCCGCCAGCTCCCGCCGGTGCGCGCTCCTCAAGTGCTTCCACAGCGCCGCGGTGCCCGCGTGCCAGCCCGGGCCGCGGCCCACCTGCTCCCCGCACAGCCGGCAGGTTGCCCAGGGTCCCGACGCGTGGCCGGGGCGCGCCGGCGCCAGGTGGAAGTACCCCCAGGCCTCGGAGTACGGCGCCCCCAGACGGCCCGCAAGCGCGTCCGGCCCGCCCGTCTCTTCCATGGTCACGGCCGTTTCGTCGCTCCTCATTCTCTAGGCAGCGCCTGCACCGAGGGACACAGGGTAAGACGACCACAAAATTACATGTGCACACGGACACACGCTCCAACACACAACTTCTAGGACGAGAGTTAGCCTGTCAAGAAACCATGCCTCCCTCTCACTACTGATAAAAATCCTGCGGTTAGTTTGGGTAGATGCTTGCGTTTCTTTTTCAGTAGGTATTAACCGTTGATtcctcggggtggggggggaaggtaGAAAATGCCTAGCCCTTCTTTCCTTAACCAGGAATTTTCTTCGAAATTTATTGGATTCCCTGGCTAACAAGTACTAAGACTAAAATTGGGAAGCCAAGCTTCTCATAAGAATAAGCTAAATAAGTGCTGTATGTATATGTTAGTTTTAACTAGTCTCCTTTACGCTCTTAAAAAAAAACGAGCAAGGCTCCCTTTTGAATTCTTCTCGCAGTGTTGCACAAGAaaggagtggggaaaaaaagtttcaGGAATGAAAATTTTGTTTCTTAGACTTTAAGGGTGACAGTGCTACGACTGAGAAGCTTTTCAAAAAGCTTTCAAGGAGACAGCTTTTTCCAAGGTAAAAATATCTTtgtatttgtgattttaaaaacgCCGTGCTTATGAGAAACATGGACtgctaaaaatcattaaaatgttttttaaaatacgcacatttagaaaacagcaaTATACAAAGCAGTTTTCTAAACTTTTACCTTCAAATCAGGCGGTGGGCTATCTCTATCATTGCCTCAGGGTTTCTAGCCAGCCCAGGTTCTCAGGTGGAAACACTGAAGTGTGGCTTATGACTTCTCAAGAACCATCAGCAGTGCTAGGAGTAAATTCAGACGACAGGCAGTGGAGTAAAAGAAATTCAATTAAACAGCCCTGAAAGTAGATACTAGAAATCCTGGATGGTGCCATGTCCCTCTGGTGTTCATTCTGCCGACCCTCTCAGAGGTGCtccagtcataaaaaaaaaaaaaattagttttctatATTGCTTATCCCAACTAAATGGCCTGCACTCTATATTTGCAAGACAAAAAGCTTGGTGGATTCTCttaattaaggaagaaaaatagaagtAATAGCTGTTTGATTTGTCCAACAAATACCTTTAGTTAAAGGGATCCAAATACAACACAGTGCCTATCACTGCCAGGTCTCTTCTATTAAGAAAACATTTCCCACTGTTGTACCTATCAAATGAGGGGGGAAGATAGAAAAGgtgaattttcttctttaaaaaataacttcacgAAGGGTCAAATGTGTGATTCTAGACAAATTTGctttgaaagtttaaaaataataataagagaatATATGACAGACTTGGAGCTCTCCTGAGAACTTATTTCATCGGGAAAATTCAGGCCGAGGTGGGAGAATAACAGACAGTGAGATAGCCAGTGCCCGCTCCTACTGTCAGGTTTTGAACCAGCAGCAGTGGAGATGATGAAGTTCCAGAATCTCTTTTATTAAAGGCAACCAGGGATGACTGAAGACAAAgatgaaaacaggaaaaatatgttGCTTTAATAATAGTATTTAGTGAAGCTTTTAATTCAGTTGCTAATAGTCTTGTTACAGTTGCGTTACACTTTTCTAAacctcatttgtttttttcccaccaAGCAAGTCCACTGAGATCAGGCAGGACATTTAACAtctcttgaattaaaaaaaaaaaaaagaatgaatttaccagaatcatccaaaaaaaaaaaaaaaaagtaccagtcCTCTTCTAACAAAAGAAATAGCTATTTACATATCTTCTGATATGAGGCATTGGTTTGAACATGGTTACCCATGATAATTAGTATAAAAGGTCTTTAGAAATTAAAGGCTAGATTTCCCCCAAGAGATTTACTAAATCACTAAAGTCCCCAAAGCTGGAGtggtgggatgaggaggggagTTACAGACCCCCTTCAAGGATAACTGTTTTGCGGTTAGTAAACATTGTGTTTAGTAAACAGAACCAGATTTTAggcttagagattttttttttttttttttttgcggtacacgggcctctcactgttgtggcctctcccgttgcggagctcaggctccggacgcgcaggctcagcagccatggctcacgggcccagctgctccgcggcatgtgggatcttcccggactggggcacgaacccgtgtcccctgcatcggcaggcggactctcaaccactgcgccaccagggaagccctagagatgTTTTTTGTTATCCagctttacttaaaattttttctacatttcttttttcttttttagaattccattccTTCTAAATTAGAATCTTACCTTTCCAGAGTgtgcccttttaaaaaaattactagacataCAGAGAAGTGGAGAGAATAGTAGTATTATGAGTGCCtatatttactttataaattaaaagagatttaacaccattgtaaagcaattatactccaatgaagatgttaaaaaaaaagagatttaaagtTTTTGTATAACATTAAGACTATTGCTTTGCATTCTGATATGCTTTCTTGAGCTGGGGGTTGAAAATTGTATTGCTGCAGACTCTCCTACCTCTGCCAGAGTCTGAGAGCAATTATTACTGATGTGCCCCTACAAGTGCCAGAGGTGACTAATTACTGTCATGCTTTACCTCCCTACAAGATGTCTCTGGGTTTCTTCAAAATCTGGGATGCCCAGAGGAGTGCCACATACAGGAGTGGCATCTGTTCTAAGACTTAAGGTGGAAAACAGGGATGAGAAGCACTGATCACTGATTTTGATGTCTTAATCCTTTAGACTTATTCGAGCCCTCATCTGAGCCAGGGACAAGCAGCACCACAAGTGTTGGCCAGCAGAGTGCTGCCCCTCTGAGGGCGGCAGAGGGACCTCCTCTGCCCTGGCAAGGCTTCACTCTCGGAGGTCTTAACCGGTGGAAGGCAGCATGGTTCAGAACTGCCTCACCTTCTCAGCCCTCCGACCACAGCTACATTCTGGCTCAAAAGAGTCTTCTGTTCAGACTCAGTCTCTAAAGAGTGACCAGCAGTAACTGTGGCCACAAGTCGTTCCTAGCAGAGCCTTCCTAGGTCTGCTAAGCAATCCCTGAGCTCACTTCAACCATCCCTACAGTGCAGAGGGAGAGAAGCTTGGCTTGGAAGTCAGCTTGGCTTGGGAGAGAAGTCTTAGAATCTTCAGCCACGACcctaatatacaaagagctcttacaaactgagaagaaaaagacaagccaattgaaaaatgggcaagaaaTATGAGTAGGCAAATGACCCAAGAGCAAAATCAGATGGCCAGGAAATCTGTGAAAAGATGCACACCACGTATATTCAGGGAAGTGCTATTAAAGTAACAATAAGGTCTCATGTTAGATCCATCACACTAACAAAAATGAAGAGGTCTGTCAGCCAAAGTTGGAAGGGGGGCAGAGAAAAGGGTATGCTCATGCATTCCTAGTGGAGATGTGAAGGCTTTTAGGAAAAGCAATCTGCAATTTCTAtgaattaaaaatagatataattgGGGATCCAACTCCTGGGAATCTCTTCTATAGAAGTAAAAGTACCAATATGTAAAGTAACATGTATTAGGATGTTTATCATAGTATTATTTAGAATGGCAAAAAACTGGAATCAAGAGAATGCCTATCAGCAGGAAAATGGCTGGGTAAATAATGTGTAGTCACCCCAGGGAATATTATGCTGCCATTAAAAAGGATGGATTGGAGCTCTGTCAGGGGGATTTCTGGAGGACCTGTTTAGGGAGAAAAGCAAGATGCATAAAAGTGTGTATAATATGATCTCACTCTTATTAAATAATAAGTAGATCTGTATAGGATATACAGATTaatgattttttatatatatgaagaaaaataaggagatACACTATGGGCTGAGTGGGTGGCAGCTGACGtgaaaggagaaggggaagaggtaaagacaaaaggaaaagaaaaagggtgCTGAGAAAGCATGTATGTGATCATGTGTATACATTTAGGTAGAGTATGTATATGGCAGGGTCTATACATAAATAAAGagtaattttataaaacaatCCTCAAGCATGTGAGCTCAGGCAGGCCTAGGCAGCCTTAACTCTGGAGACTGGAGGGAACAATCCCATGGGGCATAGTGCGCTGCCATCT
This window of the Mesoplodon densirostris isolate mMesDen1 chromosome 3, mMesDen1 primary haplotype, whole genome shotgun sequence genome carries:
- the ZBED3 gene encoding zinc finger BED domain-containing protein 3, which codes for MRSDETAVTMEETGGPDALAGRLGAPYSEAWGYFHLAPARPGHASGPWATCRLCGEQVGRGPGWHAGTAALWKHLRSAHRRELAESTSRRSPPVAPGPAAAAEGDWARLLEQMGALAVRCSLRERELARREAAVEQGERALERRRRALQEEERAAAQERRELQAEREALQARLREVSRREGALALGSALLHAPLKEEPEGDPRDGYVITKVFL